In Candidatus Binataceae bacterium, the genomic stretch CTGGCAGGCAGCCGCTTGAACGAGTCGATACCGGGACAGGGGAGCGCAGCATGATCAAGCCTTACACCGCCGTCGGATTGATCCCCACGGTCCGCGGCATCCGCAAGCGCGAGGATATCAAGCTCAACCTCGAGCACACGGCGCACATGTGCAAGGCTGCGGCCTGGCTCTCGAGCCTCGACCTGCCGGTGCGCCTGATCGCGCTGCCCGAGGGCGCGCTGCAGGCCTTCAACGACGAGGTGCTCGACCTCGACCACGTGCAGTACGCGCGCGAGTGCGCGATCGACCTCCCCGGCCCGGAGACCGACGCGCTCGGTGCGCTCGCCCGCCAGTACGACGCCTTCATCATGGCGCAGGCCAAGGCGCACCATCCCGACTGGAAGGACCGCTTTTTCAACGTCGGCTTCATCATCGACCCGCAGGGCGAAATCATCCTGCGCCATTACAAAGTCTCGCCGCTCTTTCCGGTCGAGCACTCGGTCTGCCCGCACGATATCTTCGATTGGTGGGTGGAGAAGTACGGCTGCACGCTCGACGCGTTCTGGCCGGTGGCCGACACGGAAATCGGCCGGCTCGGGATCATGATGGCGAACGAGGGCTCATATCCGGAGAACGCGCGGGCGCTCGCGATGAACGGCGCCGAAGTCGTGTATCGCGGATCGTATCCGCATCCTGCTACCGGCAACGAGCTATTCGAGATTCAGAGCCGGGCGCGCGCGCTCGACAACAATATGTACATAGTCGCACCCAATCTGGGCACGTACTATCTATTTCCGGATAGCGACTTGCCGATCGACACCTTCGGCGGACGTTCTTTCGTCATCAATCATCGCGGACAAATCGTCGGCAAACAGGAATATGGCGGTTGCTCGACCTACGTGGCCGGAGTGATCGATATCGAGGCGCTGCGCTACCATCGCGGCCACACGCAGTGGGACAACTGGCTGAAGGATCTGCGGACCGAGCTTTACCGGATGCTGTACCAGGAGCCAATCTATCCGAAGAATCTCTACCTCGACCGCGTCCCGATGAAGCATCAGGAATACCGCAAGTCGGTGATCGAAAAGCAGATCGCCCTGATGCATCAGCGGGGCATCTGGAAGAAATCGTCGTACGAATAAACCCGGCATTTGCGGTGGGTAACGGCATTTGAACCGATGAGCGCTTCGATGGCGGCAAAGACGCCCGCAGATTTCCTGTTCGCGAAAGACGGCCCGGTCACCACCATCACTTTCAACCGGCCCGAGCGGCGAAACTGCATGAATCGCGAAGTGATGGCCGAGTTCGAGCACCTCGTCCATCGCGTGCGCGACGACCGCGAAACCCGCGTGCTGATCGTCACCGGCACCGGCGCCGCCTTTTCCGCAGGCGCGGACCTCTCGGGGGCGGACGGCGCCAAAGACCCCGAGGCACGCCGACGCTTTTTCGCCGAGCGCAACGCGGGACTGGCGCGAACGATCGGCCGCTCGTTCGATCAGATAAGCCGGCTCGATTGCATGACGATCGCCGCCGTCAACGGTTACGCGGTCGGCGGAGGATGGGCGCTCGCGCTCGCCTTCGATTTCACCATTGCGGCGGAGGAGGCGGAGTTCTGGGTGCCGGAGGTAGATCTGGGTGCGCCGTTCACAGGCGGTCCGGCAATCGTTATGGCGGCGCGGATGGGCCCCTGGCGCGCAAAGGAGGCTGCGGTGCTCTGCCGCCATTATACGGCGCGCGAATTGTTCGACCTGGGGATGGTCAACCGGGTGGTCAAAGCGCGGGCCTTAGCCAAAGCCGCGCGCGAACTTGCGGATACGCTACTAAAGAAACCATTTAAAGCGGCAAGCGCGACGAAACATTTCATCGATGGGGTTTTTCTGACGCCACGTCTCTATTGAGACGCTCCGAAGGCGACGAACCTGTGTCGACGAGAACGGGGAAGTGGCCGGGCTACCGTAATTACCGCACGTTGGGGGACCTACGGAGGTAGCCCGGCCTTGCTTGGGGACAAGCGCTGGTAGTTCTCGGGGGAGACCGACAGCGCGGTTTTTAGTGCAGCAATTCCTATGCCCACGAAAAACAGATCGTGAATTGCGGAGTTTCCGCCGTCTTAGCGGCCCATTCAATTCCTGAAATGCGACACAATCAATCGAAG encodes the following:
- a CDS encoding nitrilase-related carbon-nitrogen hydrolase; translated protein: MIKPYTAVGLIPTVRGIRKREDIKLNLEHTAHMCKAAAWLSSLDLPVRLIALPEGALQAFNDEVLDLDHVQYARECAIDLPGPETDALGALARQYDAFIMAQAKAHHPDWKDRFFNVGFIIDPQGEIILRHYKVSPLFPVEHSVCPHDIFDWWVEKYGCTLDAFWPVADTEIGRLGIMMANEGSYPENARALAMNGAEVVYRGSYPHPATGNELFEIQSRARALDNNMYIVAPNLGTYYLFPDSDLPIDTFGGRSFVINHRGQIVGKQEYGGCSTYVAGVIDIEALRYHRGHTQWDNWLKDLRTELYRMLYQEPIYPKNLYLDRVPMKHQEYRKSVIEKQIALMHQRGIWKKSSYE
- a CDS encoding enoyl-CoA hydratase/isomerase family protein produces the protein MAAKTPADFLFAKDGPVTTITFNRPERRNCMNREVMAEFEHLVHRVRDDRETRVLIVTGTGAAFSAGADLSGADGAKDPEARRRFFAERNAGLARTIGRSFDQISRLDCMTIAAVNGYAVGGGWALALAFDFTIAAEEAEFWVPEVDLGAPFTGGPAIVMAARMGPWRAKEAAVLCRHYTARELFDLGMVNRVVKARALAKAARELADTLLKKPFKAASATKHFIDGVFLTPRLY